The Klebsiella quasivariicola region AGCGGTCTGTTCCAGACCGTCGGCGATATGCCGATGCCAGAGCTGCGCGCTCGCGCCGCCGCGCTGGCCAAGATGGCGTCACTTGCCGGGATCCCGGTGATCACGACCGCCTCGGTGCCGCAGGGGCCGAACGGTCCGCTGATCCCGGAGATTCACGAGAACGCGCCGCATGCGAAATACATCGCCCGTAAAGGCGAGATCAACGCCTGGGATAACCCGGAATTCGTCGCCGCGGTAAAAGCGACTGGCCGTAAAACGCTAATTATCGCCGGGACTATCACCAGCGTCTGCATGGCCTTCCCGGCGATTGCCGCCGTCGCCGATGGCTATAAGGTGTTTGCCGTAATCGATGCCTCCGGCACCTACAGCAAAATGGCGCAGGAGATTACCCTGGCTCGCGTGGTACAGGCCGGTGTGGTGCCAATGGACACCGCCGCCGTCGCCTCTGAGCTGCAGCGCACCTGGAATCGCCCGGACGCCGCAGAATGGGCTGAGGTGTACACCAAAGTCTTCCCGGCCTACCAGCTGCTGATTGAAAGCTACAGCAAAGCGCAGGACGTGGTGAAGAATAACGAACAGCTGGATTCCCAGCGCTAAAACGCCCGCCCCGCTGCGCCGCAGCGGGGCATTGTTCAATGCGTGAGCGAACGGTAAAGAAAGAATAAAATATGCTTGACCGTTTTAACGCAACTCCCTATAGTAGCGCCCCGTTGCCCACCCAAGGTGAGCAGCAAGACAATATGGTGAGGTGTCCGAGTGGCTGAAGGAGCACGCCTGGAAAGTGTGTATACGGCAACGTATCGGGGGTTCGAATCCCCCCCTCACCGCCATATTTTAAGAAGAGCTCGTACGAAAGTACGGGCTTTTTTTTCGCATGTAGCACCCGCCGGGGGGATGAGAACCCCCGACCGGGGTTCGACAACTGGCAACGCCAGTTGGACAGACCGCGAGCCTGCGAGCGGGCTGCCCCGCAGGGGCGAGCGAAGCGAGTCAATCCCCCCCTCACCGCCATATTTTAAGAAGAGCTCGTACGAAAGTACGGGCTTTTTTTTCGCATGTAGCACCCGCCGGGAGAATGCCCCAAAAAACAAAGCCCGGGCTAGCCCGGGCCTTGCTCACAGTATGACGATCAATAATAGGCTTTCAGCGTCCGCTGGCAGAGGGCCGAGCGCACGCAGTCATCGGTGGTGAAACGCACGATGCCGATCATCTCGTCTTCCTCAAAACGCGCCAGCGCATCGCTCAGGCCAGATCTCACGCCAGAGGGCAAGTCGCACTGGGTGATATCGCCATTGACGATAACCGTCACGTTCTCCCCGAGGCGGGTTAAAAACATCTTCATTTGCGCTGCGGTCACGTTCTGGGCCTCGTCCAGGATCACCACCGCATTTTCAAAGGTACGTCCGCGCATATAGGCGAACGGCGCGATTTCCACCTTGCCGATTTCCGGACGCAGGCAGTACTGCATAAAGGAAGCCCCCAGCCTTTTCACCAGCACGTCGTAAACCGGTCGGAAATAGGGAGCGAACTTCTCGGCGATATCTCCCGGTAAGAAGCCGAGATCTTCGTCGGCCTGCAGAACGGGACGGGTAACAATAATTCTGTCCACATCCTTATGGATCAGAGCTTCAGCTGCCTTCGCCGCACTGATCCAGGTCTTGCCGCATCCGGCTTCGCCGGTGGCGAAAATCAGCTGTTTATTGTCGATGGCATTCAGATAATGCGCCTGAGCCTCATTGCGCGCCTCAATTGGGGAAGTATCACGGCTGTCCCGCGCCATGCCAATTGCTTCTACGCCACTCATTTGCACAAGCGATGTGACCGATTCTTCTTCACGCTGCTTATGGCTGCGTGAATCCCGTCTCAGCACACGTTTTGCTTCACGACGAGCTTTGATCACTGCTTTTTGTCTTCCCATGGATAGCACCTTGCGTTGTTGGTTTACATCACACGCGTCAACATCGACGCGACTATGCGCACGAACGATTGAGGTTTGGCTTCCTTGTAAGCCATTGCTTGCCGGTAGAACTGACAACGAGTCGCGGCTACGCGCACCGCGTACCCTGCCAAGGTGGTAATAATTCGAAGCGGAGAGAGAAAGAGTAAGAAAATCGCTGCCGGAAGCGGAGCTTCCGTGCTGAAGAGTACGGTCTGTGGTTTTACGTTGTCCGGTACGGGACCTTACCATTCGCGATCTCCATAGTGAAACGTCACACTGCCGGGAACTACCGCGTATGTAATAAGTACATCAAAAAAGATTCTTAATGCAACTTATTTTTCACAATGACGCAACAAATAGTTCTTAAGCAAGTGTAGGAGACTATCGGTCATTTGTATTACAGAAATATAACACATGGCAGGAAATATAAGAAAAAAGAGAAAAACAGCAGAAAACGCCCTGCCCTTACGGACAGGGTCGGTATCAGGCCTGCAGTAGCGACTGTCCCAAATAGTGTTTTTCATCCACTACGCCGGGTAAAACAAAGAAGTAGCCCCCGCCGATGGGTTTGACGTACTCCTCCAGCGCCTCGCCGTTAAGCCGTTTCTGCACCGTCAGAAACCCCTTTTCCAGATCGTGCTGATAGCAAACGAATAACAGCCCCATATCCAGTTGTCCGGCATTAGTGACTCCCAGCGAATAGCTGTAGCCGCGGCGCATCATCAGGCTGGACTGGGTTTCCGGCGTGCGGGGATTGGCCAGACGAATATGGCTATCCAGCGCAATGACTTCGCCGTTAGGATCTTTACTGTAATCGGGGGTATCGTGTTCGTTTTTCATCCCCAGCGGCGCACCGCTGTGTTTGTCGCGGCCAAAGATGGTCTGCTGCTCTTTGAGCGGCGTCCGGTCCCAGAACTCGACGTGAAACTGGATGATGCGCGCCGCCTGATAGCTGCCGCCCACGGTCCAGGCCGGCTCGTCCTGATCGGCTGTCACCCACACGACGTTATCCATCAGCGCGCTGTCGTCGCTCGCCGGGTTAGCAGTACCATCTTTAAAACCCAGCAGATTGATGGGAGTCTCTTTGCCTTTACTGCGCGCCGCGCTGTCGGAGATAAACCCTTCCCGCTTCCAGCGCACGCTCAGCAGATCCGGCGTATGTTTGATGACATCACGCAGGGCATGGATCACCGTATCCTGGGTATTGGCGCAGATCTGCAGCAGCAGGTCGCCATGGCACAGGGCGGCATCCAGCGAATCGTTGGGGAAGCGGGTCATCGGCTGCAGCTTTTTCGGCGCTTTATCCGCCAGGCCAAAACGCTCATCAAACAGCGAATGGCCGACCGAGACGGTCATGGTCAGGTTATCCGGGGCAATCCACGGCCCCAGGATGCCGGAATCCATCGGCGGCAGCCGCGGATTGGGTGTGTCCGGCGCCGGGCCGCCCTGGGTTAAAAAGGCGATACGCTGGGTCAGCAGTCGAAACAGACGCTCGAGGTCGGCTTTATCGGCCGCCAGCACATCGAAGGCCACCAGCATCATCGAAGCCTGCTGCGGCGTCAGAATGCCCGCCTGATGCCGGCCATAGAATGGCTGCTTTTCCTGGCGCGCGTCGGGTGTGAGCGTCCCCGGAGAACTTTCCGCTTTTGCCGCATGCGCTACCGGGCAGCCGCCGGTGATGGCCAGCGCGCCGCCAAGCGCGCCGATCCCTTTCAGTAAGCGACGACGTGACGGCTCGTTCACGTCGTGGGGTTTCTGCTGTGCCATCGACTTAGTCCAGCCCCAGGATCCCGCGCAGCTGAGCCAGATCTTCCGCCAGGGTGGTGATCGGCCCTTTCAGCGCATTACGGTCAGCGGTGGTCAGCTTATCGTAGGTCTCGAAACCGTCTTTGGTGCGATATTTGCTGAGGATGCTGTCCACTTTCTTAAAGTTGGCGTCCACTTTCGCCAGCAGCGCGCTGTTCTCTTTTTGCAGCTGCGGGCGCAGCAGGTCGACAATTTTCTGCGCGCCGTCAATGTTGGCCTGGAAGTCCCACAGATCGGTATGGCTGTAGCGATCTTCTTCACCGCTGATCTTGCTGGCCGCGACTTCCTCAATTAATCCTGCCGCGCCGCCCACCACTTTTGATGGCGGGAATGCCAGCTCGCTGATGCGTTTTTGCAGCTCCAGCACATCGCTGTTCAGCTGATCGGCATATTTTTCCATGCCCTTGACGCTGTTATCGCCAAACAGCGCTTTTTCCAGACGGTGGAAACCGGTGAATTTCGGATCTTCTGCTTTTTTCTCGAAGTCGTCTTCGCGGGCGTCGATGCTTCCGTCAAGATCAGAGAACAGCTCGGCAATGGGCTCGATGCGCTCGTAGTGCTGACGGGTTGGGGCGTACAGGGCTTTCGCTTTTTCGATATCGCCGGCTTTCACCGCGTCGGTAAAGGCTTTAGTACCGCTGACCAGCTGCGCGGTTTCCGCCGTCACATAGGTTTTATAAGCGGTGATCGCTTCGCCGAGGCTCAGCACCGCATCGGCTTTCGCCGCGTCTTTGGTGGCGGCGCCGGTAACGATAAGTTTGCCTTTCGGGTTGGTGAGCAGGCCGCAGGTCATGTCATATTCACCCGGCTGCAGGTTCGCGGTGAGCTTCTGGGTAAAGCCCGGCGCGATGTTTTCACGCTCTTCCACCACCATCACCCCTTTCAGAATCTCCCACTCCAGCGCTTTCTGGCTGTGGTTCTGAATAATAAACTGGGTTTTGCCCGCATTAACGGTTACCTGCATCGGCTCGCACTGTTTATCATTGACAGTGACTTTCACCTGCGGGATATCCGCAGCCTGAGCACCGAATGCAGAGCTGAGCAGCGCGGCCACAGTCACCCGCAGCGCATTACGGCGAAAATGAATCATCATGATCATCCCTTTCGGTAAGTAGAGTGTCGCTTATAAGCTCGCAGCGCCCGATCAGGCGGCCCGCGAGGCAGTCGTATTATTCCGCGGCGGCAGGGCAAACATCACCAGCGCCGGGATCAGGTAAAGCAGATAAACAGTCACTTCGCTGACGCTCGGGGCCTCCTGGTAGCCAAAGATCCCCTCCAGCAGCGTGCCGAACAGCGTATGCGTTGACAGCACGTTACTCAGATCGAAGGCGGTATCCTGGAACAGGTTCCACAGGCCGGCCTCGTGGAAAGCGCGGATCGCCCCCGCGGCCAGGCCAGCGGCCACCAGCAGGATAAACAGGCTGGTCCATTTGAAGAACACACCGAGGTTGAGGCGGATACCGCCCCAGTAGAGCAGGAAGCCCAGCACAATCGCCGTTGCCAGACCCAGCAACGCCCCCAGCGGCGGCCAGATGCCAACGTCCTGCTGGAATGCCGCCAGCAGAAAGAAGACCGACTCCAGCCCCTCACGGGCAACCGCGAAAAAGACCATCATCACCAGCGCCCAGCCATGGTGATTGCCGCGCTGCAGCGCCTTGTCCACGGCCTGCTCCAGCTGCTGTTTGACGTTGCGCGAAACATTGCGCATCCAGAAGACCATCCACGTCAGGATCACCACCGCGATGACCGCGACGATCCCTTCGAACAGTTCCTGTTCGCGCTGAGGAAATTCACCGGTGGTTTCGTTGATAAAAATGCCTAAGCCAAGACACAGCGCCGCTGCGAGGATCACGCCAATCCACATCACGGCAATCCAGTTTCCGCGCTGGGTGCGTTTCAGATAGCTGGCGATCAGGCTGACAATCAGCGCAGCCTCAAGGCCTTCGCGTAACATAATGAGAAATGGGACAAACATGCCAACACCCTTAAATGTAAATCACCGTCAACGAATGCAAAAACAGGTAATATTTATGATAGTGATTATCATTACAATACTCAGAAACACAAGCGAAATGTGCAGAGAATGATGACTAGTTGTAAATAAATTGCTGACAAATAATGACTTGCGAAAATATTCGCCTGTTATGAAGGAAAAGAATAAGCAAAGGATTTTTTACGCCAGATATTTACCCGCCGCGGCGGCTATGGCTAAATGGCGGCCTTATTGACCTGCGAAAAGAACAACATGACTGCACTTTTTCATTTCCTGCTGGCGCTGGTGGTGATCCTCGCCCTGGCCTGGCTTGTCAGCTATGACAGACAAAAAATTCGTATTCGTTATATTCTCCAGTTGATTATTATCGAAATAGCGCTTGTCTTCTTTTTCCTGCACGCCGAAAGCGGCCTGTGGCTGGTAAAAAATATTTCCGGCTTTTTTGCTTCACTGTTAGGTTTCGCCGCCGAAGGAACCAATTTCGTGTTTGGCGGCATGAGTGAAAAAGGGTTAGCCTTTATTTTCCTGGGCGTCCTGTGTCCGATTGTGTTTATTTCCGCGCTGATTGGTATTCTTCAGCACTGGCGGATCCTGCCGATTTTTATTCGGGTGATTGGTACCCTGTTATCAAAAGTAAACGGCATGGGTAAGCTGGAATCTTTCAACGCCGTCAGCTCGCTGATCCTCGGCCAGTCGGAGAATTTCATCGCCTACAAGGGCGTACTGGGCGACCTCTCCTCACGCCGACTGTTCACCATGGCGGCGACGGCCATGTCGACCGTATCGCTGTCGATTGTCGGCGCCTATATGACCATGCTGGACGCCAAATATGTCGTCGCGGCGCTGATCCTCAATATGTTCAGCACCTTTATCGTGCTGTCGGTGATTAACCCGACGCGGCCGGGCAGCGAGCAGGAAATAAAACTCGAGAAGCTACACGAATCGCAGAGTTTCTTTGAAATGCTCGGGGAATATATTCTGGCCGGCTTTAAAGTGGCGATGATTATTCTGGCGATGCTGATCGGTTTTATCGCTCTGATCAGCGCCATTAACGCGCTGTTCGCCACCCTGTTTGGTCTCAGCTTCCAGCAGATCCTCGGCTACGTCTTCTACCCGCTGGCGTGGCTTATCGGCATCCCGCTGAGCGATGCGCTGAACGCCGGCAGTATTATGGCCACCAAGCTGGTCGCGAACGAATTTGTGGCGATGATTGAGCTACAAAAGATTGCCGCCAGCATGACCCCTCGCGGGCTCGGCATTCTCTCGGTATTCCTGGTGTCGTTTGCTAACTTTGCCTCGATCGGCATTATCGCCGGAGCGATCAAAGGCCTGAATGAACCCCAGGGCAATATCGTCTCCCGCTTCGGCCTGCGGCTGGTGTATAGCGCCACGCTGGTGAGCCTGCTTTCCGCCAGCTTCGCCGGGCTGGTGCTGTAAGACAAACGGCGGGGCTGCCCCCGCCGTTTACTCAGAACTGCACGCAGACCGGCTGGTCGACACGCATTACCGATTCCTGCGCGAAGCGTGATTTATAGCCCTGGCGCAGGGCTTCAATACCGGCCTCGCTCTGCGCGTCATGCCCATGGATCACCATCAGCGCCTTGCTCTGCTCCCGCACTACCTGACCATTCTGGCCCAGCCACTGACCGCGGGCATCAAACACCGTCAGCCCATCGCGAAAACGCGGCGTCACGTCGCGGTCGACAAACTGCTGCCACTCTTCAGCAGTGATGTCTTTCCCCGCCGGGCGGCTCAGGCCGAAATAAAGCGTGGTTTGCACCATGGACCGATCCGCCGGGCAGGCGCCGGGCTTCGCCGCGCGGGTCGACGAACTTTCCCCCGCCACGCAGCCGCTGAGTAACCCTGCCAGCACCAGCGCCATTGCACCCTGTCTGAACGTCATCTTTGCTATCCTCATTGTTATTAGTCAGGAAATATCAGCGGATTTTCAAATAATTAGCAAGGGTTATAATATTCCAGCCCGGCAACAGGCACAAAAAAGCCCGCCAGCGGCGGGCTCGTGAACGTCAGATGATCTTATTCAGCCGTGGCACGTACCGGCGCCGGCGTATGGTAGTGGGCATCCGCTTCGGCGAAGCGCTGCTGCATGCTGGCCGACGGCGCTTTATCCAGCAGGCTGAAGACCACAATTCCCAGGCTACCGAAGATAAAGCCCGGAATAATTTCATACAGGCCCAGCCAGCCAAATTGCTTCCAGACGATCACGGTCAGGGCGCCAATCACCATCCCGGCCAGCGCGCCGTTACGGGTCATGCGTGACCACATCACCGAGAACAGGACCACCGGGCCAAAGGCGGCGCCGAAGCCAGCCCAGGCGTAGCTCACCAGACCCAGCACGCGGTTTTCCGGATTGGCCGCCAGGGCAATCGCCACCAGAGCCACCACCAGCACCATCATACGGCCCACCCACACCAGCTCTTTCTGGCCGGCGTTTTTGCGCAGGAACGCTTTATACAGGTCTTCGGTAATTGCGCTGGAGCAGACCAGCAGCTGACAGCTCAGGGTGGACATCACCGCCGCCAGAATCGCCGACAGCAGGATCCCGGCAATCCACGGGTTAAACAGGATTTGCGCCAGTTCGATAAACACGCGCTCGGCGTTCTGGTTCACCGCGCCCGCCAGGCTCGGGTTGTTATTGAAGTAGGCGATACCAAAGAAGCCGACCGCCACCGCACCCGCCAGGCACAGGATCATCCAGGTCATACTGATGCGACGCGCGTGAACGATACTGTGGTGCGAATCCGCCGCCATAAAGCGCGCCAGAATATGCGGCTGGCCGAAATAGCCCAGTCCCCAGCCCATCAGCGAAATAATCGCCACGAAGTTCAGCCCTTTAAGCATGTCGATATTTTCGATGCTCTTTTGCTTAATGACTTCCAGCGAATCACCAAAGCCGCCGACGGAAATAATGACGATCACCGGGGTGAGGATCAGGGCAAAAATCATCAGGCTGGCCTGCACGGTATCGGTCCAGCTGACGGCGAGGAAGCCGCCGACGAAAGTATAGATAATCGTTGCCGCCGCCCCGGCCCACAGCGCGGTTTCATAACTCATACCGAAGGTGCTTTCAAACAGACGCGCCCCCGCCACAATTCCCGAGGCACAATAGATGGTAAAGAACAGCAGAATAACCAGCGCCGAAATAATTCTCAGCACCCGGCTTTTATCTTCAAAACGGCCGGTAAAATAATCGGGCAGCGTCAGGGCGTTATTATTCACCTCGGTATGCACGCGCAGGCGACCGGCCACCAGCTTCCAGTTAATCCACGCCCCCAGCGTTAAGCCAATGGCGATCCAGCTTTCGGAAATCCCGGAGAGGAAAATCGCCCCCGGCAGGCCCATCAGCAGCCAGCCGCTCATATCCGACGCCCCTGCGGAAAGCGCGGTCACAAATGGCCCCAGACTTCTTCCCCCAAGAATATAATCATCGAAGTTTTTGGTCGAACGCCAGGCAATAAACCCTATCAATACCATACCAAAAATATAAACAATAAATGTCACCAGCATCGGTGTGCTAATAGCCATGCAAAGTCTCCAGAATTTTTATCGACAGCGTCCAACTTCGTCGTTTTTTTCCACTACCGGAACGGGGTAATGGCGCATT contains the following coding sequences:
- a CDS encoding isochorismatase family protein; translation: MSTPANFNGARPVIDVNDTAMLLIDHQSGLFQTVGDMPMPELRARAAALAKMASLAGIPVITTASVPQGPNGPLIPEIHENAPHAKYIARKGEINAWDNPEFVAAVKATGRKTLIIAGTITSVCMAFPAIAAVADGYKVFAVIDASGTYSKMAQEITLARVVQAGVVPMDTAAVASELQRTWNRPDAAEWAEVYTKVFPAYQLLIESYSKAQDVVKNNEQLDSQR
- the phoH gene encoding phosphate starvation-inducible protein PhoH, with product MGRQKAVIKARREAKRVLRRDSRSHKQREEESVTSLVQMSGVEAIGMARDSRDTSPIEARNEAQAHYLNAIDNKQLIFATGEAGCGKTWISAAKAAEALIHKDVDRIIVTRPVLQADEDLGFLPGDIAEKFAPYFRPVYDVLVKRLGASFMQYCLRPEIGKVEIAPFAYMRGRTFENAVVILDEAQNVTAAQMKMFLTRLGENVTVIVNGDITQCDLPSGVRSGLSDALARFEEDEMIGIVRFTTDDCVRSALCQRTLKAYY
- the efeB gene encoding iron uptake transporter deferrochelatase/peroxidase subunit, which codes for MAQQKPHDVNEPSRRRLLKGIGALGGALAITGGCPVAHAAKAESSPGTLTPDARQEKQPFYGRHQAGILTPQQASMMLVAFDVLAADKADLERLFRLLTQRIAFLTQGGPAPDTPNPRLPPMDSGILGPWIAPDNLTMTVSVGHSLFDERFGLADKAPKKLQPMTRFPNDSLDAALCHGDLLLQICANTQDTVIHALRDVIKHTPDLLSVRWKREGFISDSAARSKGKETPINLLGFKDGTANPASDDSALMDNVVWVTADQDEPAWTVGGSYQAARIIQFHVEFWDRTPLKEQQTIFGRDKHSGAPLGMKNEHDTPDYSKDPNGEVIALDSHIRLANPRTPETQSSLMMRRGYSYSLGVTNAGQLDMGLLFVCYQHDLEKGFLTVQKRLNGEALEEYVKPIGGGYFFVLPGVVDEKHYLGQSLLQA
- the efeO gene encoding iron uptake system protein EfeO, producing MMIHFRRNALRVTVAALLSSAFGAQAADIPQVKVTVNDKQCEPMQVTVNAGKTQFIIQNHSQKALEWEILKGVMVVEERENIAPGFTQKLTANLQPGEYDMTCGLLTNPKGKLIVTGAATKDAAKADAVLSLGEAITAYKTYVTAETAQLVSGTKAFTDAVKAGDIEKAKALYAPTRQHYERIEPIAELFSDLDGSIDAREDDFEKKAEDPKFTGFHRLEKALFGDNSVKGMEKYADQLNSDVLELQKRISELAFPPSKVVGGAAGLIEEVAASKISGEEDRYSHTDLWDFQANIDGAQKIVDLLRPQLQKENSALLAKVDANFKKVDSILSKYRTKDGFETYDKLTTADRNALKGPITTLAEDLAQLRGILGLD
- the efeU gene encoding iron uptake transporter permease EfeU yields the protein MFVPFLIMLREGLEAALIVSLIASYLKRTQRGNWIAVMWIGVILAAALCLGLGIFINETTGEFPQREQELFEGIVAVIAVVILTWMVFWMRNVSRNVKQQLEQAVDKALQRGNHHGWALVMMVFFAVAREGLESVFFLLAAFQQDVGIWPPLGALLGLATAIVLGFLLYWGGIRLNLGVFFKWTSLFILLVAAGLAAGAIRAFHEAGLWNLFQDTAFDLSNVLSTHTLFGTLLEGIFGYQEAPSVSEVTVYLLYLIPALVMFALPPRNNTTASRAA
- a CDS encoding NupC/NupG family nucleoside CNT transporter yields the protein MTALFHFLLALVVILALAWLVSYDRQKIRIRYILQLIIIEIALVFFFLHAESGLWLVKNISGFFASLLGFAAEGTNFVFGGMSEKGLAFIFLGVLCPIVFISALIGILQHWRILPIFIRVIGTLLSKVNGMGKLESFNAVSSLILGQSENFIAYKGVLGDLSSRRLFTMAATAMSTVSLSIVGAYMTMLDAKYVVAALILNMFSTFIVLSVINPTRPGSEQEIKLEKLHESQSFFEMLGEYILAGFKVAMIILAMLIGFIALISAINALFATLFGLSFQQILGYVFYPLAWLIGIPLSDALNAGSIMATKLVANEFVAMIELQKIAASMTPRGLGILSVFLVSFANFASIGIIAGAIKGLNEPQGNIVSRFGLRLVYSATLVSLLSASFAGLVL
- a CDS encoding DUF3574 domain-containing protein; amino-acid sequence: MTFRQGAMALVLAGLLSGCVAGESSSTRAAKPGACPADRSMVQTTLYFGLSRPAGKDITAEEWQQFVDRDVTPRFRDGLTVFDARGQWLGQNGQVVREQSKALMVIHGHDAQSEAGIEALRQGYKSRFAQESVMRVDQPVCVQF
- the putP gene encoding sodium/proline symporter PutP, producing MAISTPMLVTFIVYIFGMVLIGFIAWRSTKNFDDYILGGRSLGPFVTALSAGASDMSGWLLMGLPGAIFLSGISESWIAIGLTLGAWINWKLVAGRLRVHTEVNNNALTLPDYFTGRFEDKSRVLRIISALVILLFFTIYCASGIVAGARLFESTFGMSYETALWAGAAATIIYTFVGGFLAVSWTDTVQASLMIFALILTPVIVIISVGGFGDSLEVIKQKSIENIDMLKGLNFVAIISLMGWGLGYFGQPHILARFMAADSHHSIVHARRISMTWMILCLAGAVAVGFFGIAYFNNNPSLAGAVNQNAERVFIELAQILFNPWIAGILLSAILAAVMSTLSCQLLVCSSAITEDLYKAFLRKNAGQKELVWVGRMMVLVVALVAIALAANPENRVLGLVSYAWAGFGAAFGPVVLFSVMWSRMTRNGALAGMVIGALTVIVWKQFGWLGLYEIIPGFIFGSLGIVVFSLLDKAPSASMQQRFAEADAHYHTPAPVRATAE